In Sesamum indicum cultivar Zhongzhi No. 13 linkage group LG8, S_indicum_v1.0, whole genome shotgun sequence, the sequence AATTTGAAAgattagtaaattttttgttgatgttaatatatattttctatccaAATCTTTGCAAATGGGTACAGTTATAATCAAAAAGTATTCGAAGGGGTTACAAGTGTGATTTCCATTTTTTTggacaatataattttatatttttaaaaaagaatttaaatataattaattcttaaatatttcGAAGATCCATCATcttgattatataattatacttccaTCGATCAGTCTTTGAATattcatgtaatatttaattttttaatttaatatatacatcacGTCATgtgtacaaaataattacgtaataataaaatcttagtCAGCATGCGTGATTGTTGAATATGAACACGAATAAATTAGAgatacatatttattaaataaattaaatccttTCGCGTGCCATATTTCAGTTGTGGACCGGTTGCCAAGTCAAGAAAATTAAGGggacatatatataagcactgaatttttaattaccaACTGGTGTATAATTAAGTCTATGAAGCAGtatctattatttatatgCTATTTGATCAGTAAAATAAATGGAATggaagttttaatttttttttcaccgtataatatttgtactaatataaaaaaaatatatttataactatgtaaagttttatttatttcaaataatttacgTCATTTTTTAACcaacaatttattataatatttatccttCACTTTACTGAGGTTAATTATTTGATCcgcttttaaattatatattgatttttatgtttaatatttgtgGATTAGGCTAAATTCAATCATACCTGTGACATCAGGAACTCGGAGTAGACTCTGGAAATGAAGTCTTTGATGTGTGTAATTGGAATACCTTTGCCTTTCAGAGTTGTGCACCTCCACAAACCTCTCCAGCAGGATTTGTAGATCTTGAAATTGTCCTAAAATACTATGATGAAATAATCTGTTTTTGTCAGAGAATAACGTAAGAGCCTCAACCTTTTGATGTTGATGATAAAGAGCATCCCAGGTTAGGCAAGATTGAGCCACATTAATCAACTCGAAATCACATTCTAAACTCCTCAAAACCCTCTTTCTTGCCATTCTGCTCCATGAGATGTATTGCATCGACAGGTCTTGTCGCAGGCTCGTTGTTTGCTCGTTCAGGATTGCATCTGTGCGACATGTGTACAACGAGCAAATCAGACAAGATCATTgtataagaatatatttgtttcAAGATTTTGTCTTGATTATAGCTAGTAGTTGCATGATCATGGCTAGCTTACTCACTCAGTCCATGTAGTCTTTCTTGGTAGAGAACATTAAAGAATCTGAGTCTTTCTGTGTACTTCTTGTGTAATGGATCTGTGGGGTGTTGTATTACACTTCTGCTGATCATCAACTGTTGTTGAGCAAACAAATCTGCCGAATCTTGAGAAGGCCTAACAACATCGGAATCTTGATCAAGTGAATCCATGAAGTACTCTTGATTGATGCTTATGTCTCGATGACAACTATTCATCGAATCTTTGTCAGAACCGTGGAGGTCAAAATCATCAGATTGATCCTTGAAACTGCAGCGAGATGAAACAGTACTATTGTCACGATCAAGCAGTATCTCAGTAGACGATGTAACGAGACCATAGTTGGAGAGTAGGCTACTAATGTAGTGATCCGACGACAAGTACTCATCCAACCATGAACTTTTAGTACACCTACTGTGGTCCGTCTCTTCTGAGGCCCCGTACGTGTCAAAATCCCGACAAACTTGGAAGTCGTTTCCCATCTCGATAGCTCCCGGTTGAAGTCTAGTTTCACTAACCTGATACCATGAACATGTCGAATTCCAGGTGCTTAAAGAAACAAGCACAATTTCACATTCTTGTACTGGGATTTCTTGGTCCATGGCATCGTAGAAGACATCAGCTGGAGTTGGTCTAGTCAAAGACAACAAAATTATGGCTACTCTGTTAAGGATTCTGAAGGGAAAAAGGTGGTATAAAATGAACAAAAGCCAGTGATGAAACTTCAAGAACCAAAGAAAAATCTGGGAAAACAAGAGCAAAATTGGATTGATATAGAAACTGAGGTAAAACCACTTGAGAAATCCATGTGGGATGATGAAAGATTCCACCAGCAACCAACAGGAAGCTAGCAAAGCCATTGTAAGAACTAATAATACACACCTTCATGACTTTCTAGGTATGTATTATAACTAGTTCAGTCTATTGGTCTCATTACAACTACTTTCCTAGTAATTTActtcttcatattttaatgaaGTGTTGGTTATCCTCTTCTTAGTGTAATACTGAACCAAAAGAAGTTCTAATACATCCGGTGTggtcaaatttgaattaattaacgAAAAAGTGTAACAAGCTTGACATGCTAGAAATTCTAGCTCGGATTCCTATCGGCCAAATCTGAACCAATAATATGACAAGTGCAATACTCGTGTATTTAGtgtataaattcaataaaagtgACCAATTATGTGACGTATCGAGGCTGACATAAGAGCTCAAACAATGTAAAGCAATGGAGTGTCAATAATTATGCAAACAGTacgaaaaaacaaaaaggatcAATTTGAGAAGTCAATGGTTTCTACACCTAACCACTTTGATTACTAATGTTTCTCtgacatgcaataaattaaaaaaaaaagaaagaaaaagaattcgAATTAATTATTCTGAACTGAATTAAACAtgaactgaattttttttattaaaaaaagggaCCTTGAAAATAATGGCTAAAACGCAGTAAtagtaattacaaaattatttagacgtaaaattactttattaaaataatagataatCAGATCTGCAATCTATGAATTATGACGATTTATTAgacattaattgaaaaatggaataaaaGTTGTTTAATTCCACGAAAAGGTCaaataaattgctaaaataatgtaaaatttgaaaataaaaaccaaacGCTCAGTTGCAAATGGGTTTGGTTGAGATGAGATTTGGATTTTCGcagtatataattaaatgtaaaataaattatgatgataattattatcactaaaagaagtataattttttcgaTACCAATAATTCACAAACAATCATAATAGACTTCATTGGggcattatttaaattgttgggGGTATAAGAGTCTGACAAAGCCCAGCCCAGTTTGCATCAGCATTAGCATAGGCCCAAAATAAAAAcccaaaacaacaaaagaggGAGTTGGGCTTTTTCTCAGGAagtgattatataattatttatttatttatttcttgggTGATtgattcattaaataaaagtaagaGATCCAACGGTGATCAATTCTTCTTAAAATGTCGCCATCAAGTCACTGGCTATTTTCTCCTATTTGTGGTCACTAATTTTGTAGGAAATGTCATCATTACCCTCACAAGTAACTATCGTTCAGATGGGAAAAAGACCAATTCACCCTCCTCGTGCAATAAATATGTCCACGCCCAAAGATGatcatcttgaaatttgaatcCTGCAAATTGCTTGTCACGAAAATTGCCTCATCACTAATCAATCCACTACAACCATTTTAATGGGCATTGGGGACCATCGCAATTTccagtttttttattttttatataaataatactattatcgtatttaaattttatttaatatatatatatatcaaattattatatcattttttatattaaaaaatttaattggaaCTATCAGGTCCACGTTCTCCCATAATCTTTTCTCCCACCACCGAAATGGAGTTTGATTGATGAGTACTCTATTGTTCTCTACTTGAAAATCATGAGTTTGAACTTTcactagaaaaatattttttttattataattaaaaataaaaattatgataatactaattaaccaCAGCTACAGAACAATTAATAATCGATGTGTCTGCAAACAATGCAAAAAGAATAgctacaacaaaaaaaattatagcaaaaacACTATGTTTCGTATCGTTTTTATTGACTATCAtagatagtattaatttattataatctttaaGGTCTATTGATTTATGACATAggaaataattcatttttttgtaatatccatatgtattattataagaaaaaatcatatctaattataattttttttcctctcaacCCACTACCccatatttcttctttataaACTTCAATACTTTTAATAAACGAATAATCacaatttctgtttttctctCACTTAACCTCATGTTTTTTCCCCTTACGgacttctttctttctcatctCCAAGGTTGtttcttttcacaattttttttttctcttcatcttACATCACAtaacatatttcttttatatgctCGTGGGAATTGCGTGTACAAATGACTAGTTTGTACAAAAGCAAAATCCATTATATATGTGAATATTATAGGTCTTGATTGCCAAACCATACTACTTAAAAAAGCAAATTGGACTGTTCTGAATTGAACTTGACTCGCTAATACATTAATTGAACTATATTGactaaattaaacaatatctCAACGAGTTTCAGCTAAAGAAACAATCGACAACAATTAGCTCTCCTTAGTTGGGGTCATCAACGAGTACTGGGCTTGACTTATAAGTGtgttaatgaaattataatgatcaaattaaataatattttaataaaaaaatcatatcatGATGACTATATTctcaaaaaagaatatatcctaatctaatttatttaattaatatgtttgtgtcttttctttgatttgaaagaaaaaacagaaacaatGTAAATTAGAAAGGGGCACATCACATGGCTGACAGTGTAATAATTTgcacatgaaaaataaaagacataTGCTTCAGAAATCAGAAATGGTAATGAATTAGAGAAATTTTATGGAGAGACAAAAGGAACCAATGTAATATTGAGCACGTGAAAGTGAAAGTGAAAGAGGATTAGTGTATTGGTGGGGTATGTCGCACCAATTCATCATAACGCtttctattttaatcttttccaATTGCTTCACCTCCCTCCAATCCTCTACCCACCGATCCCATCTTAATCTAGTAAttgaagttaaaattaaagttttatgAATGGGCTCATTGTCAGACAGATATTATAATCAagaggggtatttataatttttcaaacaacgagaaggtatttgtaattataccaaaccttaAGAGGTTGTAACTTACCCTAAATTTAAAGTTATGCGTTCGAGCCTTATTGAATATGTGAATATTTTGTCTCactttatgtaaattattgtaatttattattaattattcttaatatattaacGTATTGACTGagttgatataatattttaaaatcaagcaaaaaaaaaaaacttgttatACGTGTCTTTATAATTAACacacttgtattttttattttcaaatttataaaccTTAAGAGAGTATATGTCTCGTGATAAGAATGGAGCCTTACGTTCAAAAGGTTGTGAGTAGTTCGAAAATGTTggtatctttttataatagtttcttgattctttatttcttctaatattttgtaaatttagaaatatcgATATactaaatcaaaattttaatttaaaatattaaataatgtagtaataaattgaattttatgaaaagCTCGTGAAAATTTATGAGGACTTACTGACTTGACAAAGTTGATGCTCTATATAACTATGAGGTCATGAGCTGATTTAGTCCAACTTATGTGTGGGTATTATTGGTATgctataataatagtttatggTTAATTACGAATCTTAGCGGACAgtgataattaatatgtattgttgttgatttcaaaatttatgatataattataatatattcagtcattaaaataaaacaaaaaccttccaacataaataaaagaacacaataataaataataaatcaaccAATGAACGACATGTGAACAAAACACTTTGAAACTAGTAAAACTGTATATGAAAAAATCGCTAGAGGAAGGGCTTGAACCTTCGACCTTGTGGTTAACAGCCACACGCTCTAACCAACTGAGCTACTCCAGCTGTTGGCTCAtgctttaaattaaaatttcaaatttgagttGGGAGCACATACACATACctaaaaatggagaaaatttgaaatccgAAAGAAGAATTATCAGAAGGGTGTAGTGAGTATAGCTATAAAGAGAGTTGAGTTTGAAGTTCACATCACATGACCAAAAGCTAACTCTGCTGCTCCCTTTCCCCTTTTGGTTagacaaaaataccaaaatatactCATTCCCATTATTTTCCATCTCTCCTTACCACTCTCAATTACTCATTTTTCCCACCTTTAATTACACCTAACTCCAACTCATTCAAACCCACCTATGCCCTTTCCTTATCAAcatattttgctttttaaaatacgtTAAGTTACCGTCATTTTttctgatatttgatataattatttaaaaaattataaataattttcttattttaatgtcCGTCTAACAACGATCAACCCATTCCATTAAACCTCACTATTTAAGAtctacataattaattttcattttgagagAGTAATTacttttcaaacaaca encodes:
- the LOC105167737 gene encoding uncharacterized protein LOC105167737, coding for MALLASCWLLVESFIIPHGFLKWFYLSFYINPILLLFSQIFLWFLKFHHWLLFILYHLFPFRILNRVAIILLSLTRPTPADVFYDAMDQEIPVQECEIVLVSLSTWNSTCSWYQVSETRLQPGAIEMGNDFQVCRDFDTYGASEETDHSRCTKSSWLDEYLSSDHYISSLLSNYGLVTSSTEILLDRDNSTVSSRCSFKDQSDDFDLHGSDKDSMNSCHRDISINQEYFMDSLDQDSDVVRPSQDSADLFAQQQLMISRSVIQHPTDPLHKKYTERLRFFNVLYQERLHGLNAILNEQTTSLRQDLSMQYISWSRMARKRVLRSLECDFELINVAQSCLTWDALYHQHQKVEALTLFSDKNRLFHHSILGQFQDLQILLERFVEVHNSERQRYSNYTHQRLHFQSLLRVPDVTGSMEEGGNNYSTGGEFMRATEVLKAIEKCIQAFWSYIKTDNTKSVWKYRGIWRSPPPVQDSQDLQLLYTVTKALHKKGVMVKDVQGKKRCWLRRKVKAVESEAEQRNVMFAMIELKLVGMLLSMSLISSPQLKWCQHKLNNLVFGQGKVSRGTMIQCLFPSS